A region of Gracilinanus agilis isolate LMUSP501 chromosome 3, AgileGrace, whole genome shotgun sequence DNA encodes the following proteins:
- the LOC123240012 gene encoding cytochrome P450 2F2-like: MDWIGTGLLLLLLGITCLLLAKAAHKTKGRLPPGPRPLPLLGNLLQLRSRDMVTSLTKLSQEYGPIFTVHLGSRPVVVLSGYDTVKEALVDKAEEFSGRGEYPVFYDFTKGNGIAFSNGEKWKVLRRFSIQILRNFGMGKKSLEERILEEEAFLLEELKKTEGAPFDPTFVLSRSVSNIICSVVFGSRFDYEDERLLKLVHLINENFKIMSSPWGEIYNIFPGLLQWIPGPHRSLFQNFGSMKTLIDRIIHEHQTNLDSTSPSDFIDCFLIKMAEEAKSPHSYFHMETLVKTTFILIFGGTETVGTTLRHSFLLLMKYPQIQARVQEEIDRVVGRGRRPTLEDRSSMSYTDAVIHEVQRFADIIPMNLPHRLTRDTLFRGFLLPQGTDIITLLNTVHYDPSQFKTPNEFNPAHFLDSKEEFKKSPAFMPFSAGRRLCLGEPLARMELFLYLTGILQNFTLQPLCSPEEIDLTPLSSGLGNVPRPFQLRMVPR; this comes from the exons ATGGACTGGATCGGGACGGGACTGCTTCTACTGCTGCTGGGTATCACCTGCCTGCTGTTGGCCAAGGCAGCTCACAAAACCAAGGGTCGTCTGCCTCCCGGCCCCAGACCCCTGCCGCTGCTCGGCAACTTGCTACAGCTCCGATCTAGAGACATGGTGACTTCACTCACCAAG CTGAGTCAGGAGTATGGTCCTATATTCACTGTGCACCTAGGCAGCCGGCCTGTTGTTGTCCTAAGTGGGTATGACACGGTCAAGGAGGCTCTGGTGGACAAGGCCGAAGAATTCTCAGGACGTGGGGAGTACCCCGTATTTTATGACTTCACCAAGGGCAATG GTATTGCCTTCTCCAATGGAGAAAAGTGGAAAGTGTTGAGGCGATTTTCCATCCAGATCCTTCGCAATTTCGGCATGGGAAAGAAAAGCCTTGAGGAACGCATCCTGGAAGAGGAAGCCTTCCTTCTGGAGgaactgaaaaaaactgaag GTGCCCCTTTCGATCCCACCTTCGTGCTCAGCCGCTCCGTATCCAACATCATCTGCTCAGTCGTCTTCGGTAGCCGCTTTGACTATGAGGATGAGCGTCTGCTCAAGCTTGTCCATCTCAtcaatgaaaactttaaaatcatGAGCAGCCCCTGGGGAGAG aTATACAACATCTTCCCTGGTCTCCTACAATGGATCCCGGGCCCCCACCGCAGCCTCTTTCAGAACTTTGGGAGCATGAAGACCCTCATCGACCGCATCATCCATGAGCACCAGACCAACCTAGACTCTACCAGCCCTTCTGACTTTATTGACTGCTTTCTTATCAAGATGGCTGAG GAAGCCAAGAGCCCACACAGCTACTTCCACATGGAGACGCTGGTGAAGACAACGTTCATCCTCATCTTCGGTGGCACAGAGACAGTGGGCACAACACTGCGCCACAGCTTCCTACTTCTCATGAAGTATCCTCAGATTCAGG CCCGGGTACAGGAGGAGATTGACCGCGTGGTGGGGCGGGGGCGGCGGCCCACCCTGGAGGACCGCTCGTCTATGTCCTACACGGACGCCGTCATCCATGAGGTGCAGCGCTTTGCGGACATCATCCCCATGAACTTGCCGCACCGGCTTACCCGCGACACACTCTTTCGAGGCTTCCTGCTGCCCCAG GGCACTGATATCATCACCCTCCTCAACACGGTTCACTACGACCCCAGTCAGTTCAAGACACCTAATGAGTTCAaccctgcccacttcctggactCCAAGGAGGAATTCAAGAAGAGCCCAGCCTTCATGCCCTTCTCTGCTG GTCGACGTCTGTGCCTAGGGGAGCCCCTGGCCCGCATGGAGCTGTTCCTTTATCTCACTGGGATTCTGCAGAACTTCACACTACAGCCGCTGTGCTCCCCGGAGGAGATTGACTTGACTCCCCTCAGCTCTGGCTTGGGCAATGTGCCTAGACCTTTCCAGCTCCGAATGGTGCCCCGATAA